The genomic stretch CCTATTTATCCCTATTTGTGCCGACAAAAAAACAGGTAGAACTTTTTGTGGAAGTAGTTTTGGGTGGCTAAGTAAAGAGTAAATAAGAAAAAAGGCTGTTGTAGAGCGCATGCATTATTAATGGTGAAATAAGAGATCCGGACTGCTTGTAGGCACGAGCCAGAAAGATGCCTGCTATAAAAGTGGGTATGATAGACGGCATATCATTATGGTATAGAGGAATAAATAGGGACAGCGACCGTTTTTTGTTGACCATCCCTTGTCTGAGTTGATATGCTTCCGGTATGCCGCGAATCGCAAGAGCCGTTGCCGTCGGTTATCCCCACCACGTCACTCAAAGGGGTAATTATCGGATGCCCGTCTTTGACGACGAGGATGATTACAACCGGTATCTGGACTGGCTAAAAGATTACAGCGTCAAGTACGACACGAGGATATGGGCCTACTGCCTCATGACCAACCACGTGCACTTCATTTGCGTCCCTGACAGGCCGGACTCGCTCGCCAAAACCTTCAACACCCTCCACATGAGATACTCGCAGTACTATAACAGGAAGAAAGAAGCGCGGGGCCATCTCTGGCAGGGCCGCTTCTTTTCATGCGCTCTTGACGAGGAACACCTCTTCGCGGCCGTCCGTTATGTGGAGAACAATCCCGTACGCGCCGGGATAGTCAGAAAGGCGAGGAGGTACCCCTGGTCAAGCGCCGCCGGACATATTGAAAAAGGCACGGATGAGGTACTGTCCCGTGGTCTTCACCTTGAAAAGAAGATCAAGGGCTGGGAAGATTACTTGAAGGACTCGGATGATGAGTCTGCCATCGAGACGATAAGGAAGAGCACTTTGACCGGTAGACCGTGCGGTGACGACAGGTTCGTTGAGAAAATAGAGGGCACCATAGGACGGATTCTTAAGGCGTTGCCGAGGGGAAGACCAAAAAAGAAATAAACGGTCGCTGTCCCTATTTATTCCTATTTATTCCGTCCCTATTTATTCCTCTGACGGCAACCGTATTCATACTATATCATGGACAGTTGTTCAGTATTATGGGCTTGGTACTTGCCTATATGTACGAAAAGAGAAGGTCGCTTGTCCCATGCATTGCCGCCCATGTATTTTTTAACACGGCGCACGTTGTTGCTTTTGTCTACATGAACGATTTTCTACGATTGTCATATAGTGTGGAGCCAAGAACCTATGTGGGAATTGCTTTTCTTGTGTTCGTGGGAATTTATATGGTTATTTCGTATGTAGAACTGGAGATGAAGATATCTAAAGAATCACAAGGGGAGAAGTTC from Thermodesulfobacteriota bacterium encodes the following:
- a CDS encoding transposase, translated to MPRIARAVAVGYPHHVTQRGNYRMPVFDDEDDYNRYLDWLKDYSVKYDTRIWAYCLMTNHVHFICVPDRPDSLAKTFNTLHMRYSQYYNRKKEARGHLWQGRFFSCALDEEHLFAAVRYVENNPVRAGIVRKARRYPWSSAAGHIEKGTDEVLSRGLHLEKKIKGWEDYLKDSDDESAIETIRKSTLTGRPCGDDRFVEKIEGTIGRILKALPRGRPKKK